One window of Paenibacillus sp. FSL K6-3182 genomic DNA carries:
- the flhF gene encoding flagellar biosynthesis protein FlhF has protein sequence MRVKRYVVSALPEAVSLIRSELGKDAVILNTKEIKVGGFMGMFRKKKMEVIAAIESNQSNPQAKPQRNPDPQVDAVVEQILQTAQRTATAVMEPPSVQAISSVPIAEPQKDKIEREQFIIDEIRDLREYMLKLSKQQNNLISMSEHLIALREHLIEQEMELQWIERLIQAISDKESEGKIVFSKEQIWEHAAELLQEWLQPYSGSSISSHVRVVHFVGPTGVGKTTTIAKLAAEQTIKQGRKVGFITSDTYRIAAVDQLRTYANILNVPLEVVFSQMDLPRAFKQLEERELIYMDTAGRNFRSELHVSEVNSLLQTTEANETVLVLSMTGKTKDMSAVANHFCKYGVRKVLFTKLDETSVYGAIFNLIMNFELLPTYMASGQTVPDDIEKFQVDSYVKQLLGSNSL, from the coding sequence ATGAGAGTAAAACGATATGTCGTCAGTGCATTGCCAGAAGCGGTCTCTCTGATTCGAAGCGAGCTTGGGAAAGATGCAGTTATATTGAATACGAAGGAAATTAAAGTAGGCGGCTTTATGGGGATGTTTCGTAAGAAAAAGATGGAGGTTATCGCCGCTATCGAATCGAATCAATCGAATCCCCAAGCAAAACCTCAGCGAAACCCGGATCCTCAAGTGGATGCGGTCGTTGAGCAAATTTTGCAAACGGCGCAGCGAACAGCAACGGCTGTAATGGAACCGCCAAGCGTTCAAGCAATTTCTTCAGTACCGATTGCAGAGCCTCAGAAGGACAAAATAGAACGAGAGCAATTCATCATCGATGAGATTCGAGATTTAAGAGAATACATGTTAAAACTCTCGAAACAGCAAAACAATCTTATTTCTATGTCAGAGCACTTGATTGCACTGAGAGAACATTTGATAGAACAAGAAATGGAATTGCAATGGATCGAGCGTTTGATACAAGCTATTTCTGACAAAGAATCCGAAGGAAAAATCGTTTTTTCAAAGGAACAAATATGGGAGCATGCGGCAGAGCTGCTGCAAGAGTGGCTGCAACCCTACAGTGGCAGCAGTATCAGCAGTCATGTAAGAGTGGTTCATTTTGTTGGTCCAACCGGAGTTGGCAAGACGACGACTATTGCGAAGCTTGCAGCTGAACAAACAATCAAGCAGGGCAGAAAAGTGGGGTTCATTACTTCGGACACCTACCGAATTGCAGCTGTGGATCAGCTAAGGACCTATGCCAACATCTTGAACGTGCCGCTAGAGGTCGTTTTCTCGCAGATGGATTTGCCCCGTGCTTTCAAGCAGCTTGAAGAGCGAGAGCTCATTTATATGGATACAGCTGGGAGAAACTTCCGTAGTGAGCTTCATGTATCTGAGGTCAACAGCTTGCTTCAAACGACCGAGGCTAACGAAACGGTGCTTGTGCTTAGCATGACTGGCAAGACGAAGGATATGTCGGCAGTAGCCAATCATTTTTGCAAATACGGCGTTCGAAAAGTGTTGTTTACAAAGCTTGATGAAACTTCGGTTTACGGAGCAATATTCAATCTCATTATGAATTTTGAATTGCTTCCTACCTATATGGCGAGTGGGCAGACCGTTCCAGACGATATAGAGAAGTTTCAAGTGGATTCATACGTTAAACAGCTGCTCGGGAGCAATAGTTTATGA
- a CDS encoding chemotaxis response regulator protein-glutamate methylesterase, which produces MVPYRVLVVDDSAFMRKIISDLIIQDSQFKIVATAKNGHEAIEAVREWKPDVVTLDLEMPLMNGIDALQIIMKDHPTPVIMLSGISEDNTRETIKALQFGAFDFIRKPSATISNDIRQVGEVLLEKLRIAVLTKRYQPVITIAEKQETKAEDSSLPKAKKEVVSNNILHHEELPFEALSTPAKDRNKLPFKKTEDKQGQQRSVPPLHNKLTSNMQDEAKPNDAKSKIAPRKSVEKVPQAEPKSHFSEPPSTKKTKTVQTASTFKHIVAIGTSTGGPRALHEVITSLPADFPAPVLIVQHMPPKFTKSLAQRLDSFSEIHVVEAEQGEKVVAGVAYIAPGGYHMELVKDASSYSIALTEQPQRNGHRPSVDVLFESLAEYRELKRHAVIMTGMGSDGAKGMKLLSECGIETTIAEAEETCVVYGMPRSAVEAGCVSKVLPLQHIASQLKQAVLK; this is translated from the coding sequence ATGGTTCCTTATCGCGTACTAGTTGTAGATGATTCCGCATTTATGCGAAAGATCATTAGTGATTTAATCATTCAGGATTCACAGTTCAAGATCGTAGCAACAGCTAAAAACGGTCATGAAGCAATAGAAGCGGTTCGTGAATGGAAACCGGATGTCGTTACCTTAGATCTTGAAATGCCGTTAATGAACGGAATTGACGCATTGCAGATTATTATGAAGGATCATCCAACTCCTGTCATTATGCTCTCGGGTATAAGTGAAGACAATACAAGAGAAACGATTAAAGCACTGCAATTTGGTGCATTCGACTTCATTAGAAAACCTTCAGCAACGATCTCTAATGATATTCGACAAGTTGGAGAGGTTCTGCTTGAGAAATTGCGTATCGCAGTATTAACGAAGCGTTATCAGCCAGTAATTACGATCGCAGAGAAACAAGAAACAAAAGCAGAAGATAGCAGCTTGCCAAAAGCGAAAAAAGAAGTAGTTTCGAACAACATTTTACACCATGAGGAGCTGCCGTTTGAAGCCTTGTCTACTCCTGCTAAAGATCGGAACAAATTGCCGTTCAAGAAAACGGAAGATAAACAAGGGCAACAGCGCTCGGTTCCCCCTTTACATAATAAGCTTACAAGCAATATGCAAGATGAAGCAAAGCCTAACGATGCCAAATCTAAGATTGCACCTCGCAAATCAGTCGAAAAGGTACCGCAGGCTGAACCTAAATCTCATTTTTCTGAGCCACCTTCAACAAAAAAAACAAAGACAGTTCAGACAGCTTCTACCTTTAAACATATCGTAGCCATTGGAACTTCGACAGGCGGTCCTAGAGCTTTGCATGAGGTAATTACTTCTTTGCCAGCTGATTTCCCAGCACCGGTGCTTATTGTTCAGCATATGCCTCCCAAGTTCACCAAATCGTTAGCACAGCGGCTGGACAGCTTTAGCGAGATTCATGTCGTAGAAGCAGAGCAGGGAGAGAAAGTAGTTGCTGGCGTTGCCTATATCGCACCTGGCGGCTATCATATGGAGCTTGTCAAAGATGCTTCCAGCTACTCGATTGCGCTCACTGAACAGCCGCAGCGCAACGGACATCGTCCTTCTGTAGATGTATTGTTTGAATCCTTGGCTGAATATCGCGAACTGAAGCGTCATGCGGTCATAATGACAGGCATGGGCAGTGATGGGGCGAAGGGAATGAAGCTGTTATCCGAATGTGGAATTGAAACGACCATAGCAGAAGCAGAAGAGACCTGTGTCGTTTATGGAATGCCGAGATCGGCTGTTGAAGCTGGATGTGTGAGTAAAGTATTGCCACTGCAGCATATTGCATCGCAACTGAAGCAAGCAGTGCTGAAATAG
- a CDS encoding MinD/ParA family protein, giving the protein MMDQAEALRNLVKQQELQDEGRTTRVVTVTSGKGGVGKSNFSLNFALALQRLGKKVLVFDADIGMANIDVLMGVSSTYNLYHLLKQEKTIWEIVQEGPEGLNFIAGGSGFRDLMDLSTEQLDRFADEISKLHGRYDVILFDTGAGLSKETVKFITAAQETIVVTTPEPTSITDAYALIKMVKAMEVDVHFKLIVNRAADFREGKQTADKISMVAHRFLQSDLPHLGILPDDPNVSKAVKRQVPFTVAYPGSEASVAIDRIAKQFLEIPQNTAINGGVKGFLHKMFRLSR; this is encoded by the coding sequence ATGATGGATCAAGCTGAAGCATTACGTAATTTAGTCAAGCAGCAGGAGCTTCAAGATGAAGGCCGCACGACTCGTGTAGTGACGGTAACGAGCGGTAAGGGCGGAGTTGGAAAGTCGAATTTCAGCTTGAATTTTGCATTAGCGCTCCAACGATTGGGTAAAAAAGTGCTCGTTTTTGATGCAGATATCGGAATGGCCAACATTGATGTGCTTATGGGCGTTTCGTCCACGTACAATTTGTATCATCTGCTCAAGCAGGAGAAAACAATTTGGGAAATCGTGCAGGAAGGTCCGGAAGGGCTGAACTTTATTGCAGGTGGATCTGGTTTTAGAGATTTGATGGATTTGTCTACAGAGCAGCTTGACCGTTTCGCTGATGAGATTAGCAAGCTGCATGGCAGGTATGATGTGATCTTGTTTGATACTGGCGCAGGCCTATCGAAGGAAACGGTTAAATTTATAACTGCAGCGCAAGAAACAATCGTTGTGACAACGCCTGAACCTACTTCAATTACAGATGCTTACGCCTTAATTAAAATGGTTAAAGCGATGGAGGTGGATGTTCACTTCAAATTAATTGTCAATCGAGCCGCTGATTTCCGTGAAGGAAAACAAACCGCTGATAAAATTAGCATGGTTGCACACAGGTTTCTTCAATCCGATTTGCCTCATCTTGGTATTTTGCCGGATGACCCAAATGTGTCAAAAGCTGTGAAGCGTCAAGTGCCCTTTACTGTAGCCTATCCTGGAAGCGAAGCATCCGTTGCTATTGACCGGATCGCAAAGCAATTTCTTGAAATACCACAGAATACTGCAATTAACGGCGGTGTCAAAGGATTTCTGCATAAAATGTTCAGACTCTCAAGATAA